TGCCCTTATTGTTTCAGATTTGCCAGTAACTTTCTTTGATGTAGAAATACTTTGTTTAGTTTCTGATGAATGAATGGCTCTAAGTTTTGTTGTTTTTGAGTAGTGATTTAAAACTGAAGCACTATTTTCATTTGCACCACTAATACCAATTCCATCACATTTTTCGAGAAGGGCATCAAGATCACTAATTTTGTTTGTTGGAAAAGGCTGGTTTTTTCGAATTTCTGTGGATTTTTGATAAAATTCTAGTCTTCCTAAAATTATTGAACGTATGGGTATGTCAGAAAGCACTTTTTTGAGTAAAATTACTCCATCTAATCCACCTTCTCTAAAATCAACAAATGTAGTGATTCCTTTTCGAAGCATTGAGTGGCAGGTGTTTTTCATAAAAATTGATAAATTTTCTTGTGATGTATTTTTTAAAATTTTTGATTTAGCTCCAAACATTGGATGGATTTTTTCATTTACCGTACTATTGAGTGTGACATCTTTTCCAATAGAATCTCCTATGTGTGTATGTGCATTAATAAAACCAGGAATCAATAAAAGACCTTCGCAATCTATAGATTCTTCATTGATATGTGGTTGAATTTTGGATTGAATTTTTTTGAATGTGTTATTTTCGATTTTTACATTGGTTCTTAAAATAAAATCTAATTCTGAACCTTGTAATACACTAATATTTTTTATTAACATGATAATTCATAAACTTCAGGTTTTTCTTTTCCTGAATCTCGAATTTCTCGTATAGTGTCAAGAGATTTTGTGGCCAATCTTACGGCTTCTCTGCTAGTATGTGCAGTTCCTATTCCACAATTCAAAGAAATTTCATCATTATCTTTTATCATATCAATGAAATTCTGTATCGAATTTTTTCCATCTTCACTTGCAACTACTAAAAAATTATCACCTCCCATGAAAAATGTAAGAGAACTTTTTTCAAGAAAATATTTTGACATTTTTGAATATAATCCAAAAATTATTGATGTTATTTCATATGGTGAATTACTTTTTCTTCGTGAAGTAAGATTATCTACATCTAAATGCATTATTGTAACTTTTGAATCAGATGTATTATTAACAAATCCAAAAATGTTATGCTCTTCATTTAAAATAATTTTATTTTTTTTTCCATCATATGCATTCAAATTTGCATCAAAAGGGGAGTCTCCAAAACCAATTGAAATTGCTAAACGAATATCAAATGATTTTTCAAGTATTTTTTGGATTTCAAGATGTTCCTCCAATCCAAGTCCATTGGAAACTACAAAAAATTCATCGGCTCGATTAAGAAAGACTAGACAGTTTTTTTCAGAAAATAGTTTTTGTACTTCTTTGTACAGTGATGCCTGAAGCATTTGTAGTTCATGTTCTCTATCACTTCC
This genomic window from Nitrosopumilus ureiphilus contains:
- a CDS encoding amidohydrolase family protein, which gives rise to MLIKNISVLQGSELDFILRTNVKIENNTFKKIQSKIQPHINEESIDCEGLLLIPGFINAHTHIGDSIGKDVTLNSTVNEKIHPMFGAKSKILKNTSQENLSIFMKNTCHSMLRKGITTFVDFREGGLDGVILLKKVLSDIPIRSIILGRLEFYQKSTEIRKNQPFPTNKISDLDALLEKCDGIGISGANENSASVLNHYSKTTKLRAIHSSETKQSISTSKKVTGKSETIRALSMNPHFLVHMTFASKNDLITAAKKTQGIVICPRANSSLAEGIPDIEMMQKAGCILALGTDNVMINSPDMFREMDFLWKATMGIHKKRIDPKEILKMATINGGKVLKKDIGIIENGKIADCIFLDKHALDLEPMHNPHASIVHRASESAIRAVMIGGKIVHGKI
- a CDS encoding GTP cyclohydrolase IIa encodes the protein MIQLSILKITGYGPWTLTLGSDREHELQMLQASLYKEVQKLFSEKNCLVFLNRADEFFVVSNGLGLEEHLEIQKILEKSFDIRLAISIGFGDSPFDANLNAYDGKKNKIILNEEHNIFGFVNNTSDSKVTIMHLDVDNLTSRRKSNSPYEITSIIFGLYSKMSKYFLEKSSLTFFMGGDNFLVVASEDGKNSIQNFIDMIKDNDEISLNCGIGTAHTSREAVRLATKSLDTIREIRDSGKEKPEVYELSC